The following coding sequences are from one Nicotiana tabacum cultivar K326 chromosome 1, ASM71507v2, whole genome shotgun sequence window:
- the LOC142163832 gene encoding uncharacterized protein LOC142163832 codes for MNDCEERDEVLMNDLYTINSKPIILRPWTEGFDFNEEVLKTIPLLVKFPKLPLNYWSNHVLSKIGSGLGKPLYADACTTLADRVSYARVLIEMDITRIIPGSIKLYDPKGKVIEQMIQYDRKPQFHQTCCQIGHSCRDQKKQNQEGRQQRVLE; via the coding sequence ATGAATGACTGTGAAGAGAGGGATGAAGTGTTAATGAATGATCTGTATACTATTAATAGCAAACCAATCATACTTAGGCCATGGACAGAAGGATTTGATTTCAATGAGGAAGTACTTAAAACAATTCCTTTATTGGTCAAATTCCCCAAGCTACCACTGAACTATTGGAGTAACCATGTCCTAAGCAAAATTGGGAGTGGTCTGGGAAAGCCCTTATATGCTGATGCATGTACTACATTGGCTGATAGAGTCTCATATGCTAGGGTGTTAATTGAAATGGATATTACTAGGATAATACCAGGATCAATTAAATTATATGACCCCAAGGGAAAGGTGATTGAACAGATGATACAATATGATCGGAAGCCTCAATTCCATCAGACATGCTGTCAAATAGGCCATTCATGTAGAGACCAAAAGAAGCAGAACCAGGAAGGTAGACAACAAAGAGTTCTAGAGTAG
- the LOC107763282 gene encoding uncharacterized protein LOC107763282, with protein sequence MKHYSVMHKFQFRVKRSSARSYWQICVGENCTWHFKATSINVSAMFKVRNFNNQHTCSLMDKTFIQRKPTAMVVGSMVIPKYCDPKTIYTLKDIQSDKLSEHGVNLTYMQAWRAKKKDLQFLRGHPADSYSKLPSYLYILKKTYPGSVVKLKKTDDDCFLYVFVAICMSISGWEYCRPVVVVDGTFLKLAYRGIMLTTSTMDAACIILPLAYAVVDSENDASWKWFFEKFKHAYGERPNMCVVSNRNESILKATSIVYPDMPHYSCMWHIWTNIRAKFKKGHLKLSELYFAMARSYTLDEFNERMSNIEEIDPRVKEYLYDISYHRWSRVHATVNRTWTMTSNIAESLNVVTKYARELPIVELLEYMRTLLERWKKEKLLKAKDYIHIVLDGLRRYIICLENKRCSCGQFQLDELPCPHALVALRHRDESFEQYCSPYYTRENLLRSYEIPINPLPNESKWNLPQHISNEVVNPPTGGKRQSGRPQKERYKTYDEINSKKYKVSCGNCGGERHNKRS encoded by the exons ATGAAGCACTATTCTGTCATGCACAAGTTCCAATTCAGGGTTAAAAGATCTAGTGCTAGAAG ctACTGGCAGATATGTGTTGGTGAAAACTGTACATGGCACTTCAAGGCAACTAGCATAAATGTTTCTGCAATGTTCAAGGTCAGAAATTTCAACAACCAGCACACATGCTCTTTAATGGACAAAACATTCATACAACGCAAACCTACTGCCATGGTAGTTGGTAGCATGGTTATTCCAAAATATTGTGATCCTAAGACAATTTACACACTAAAAGACATACAAAGTGACAAGTTGTCTGAACACGGCGTGAATTTAACCTACATGCAAGCTTGGAGAGCAAAGAAAAAGGATTTACAGTTTTTGAGAGGTCATCCTGCTGACTCCTACAGCAAATTGCCTAGTTATTTGTATATTCTGAAGAAAACTTATCCGGGGTCTGTAGTTAAATTGAAGAAGACGGACGATGACTGCTTCTTGTATGTATTTGTTGCGATTTGTATGTCAATCAGTGGTTGGGAATATTGTAGGCCAGTTGTAGTAGTCGATGGAACCTTCTTAAAGTTAGCATACAGAGGAATAATGCTAACAACTAGTACAATGGATGCAGCAT GTATCATATTACCATTGGCATATGCTGTTGTTGATTCAGAAAATGATGCATCATGGAAGTGGTTTTTTGAGAAATTCAAACATGCATATGGTGAAAGACcaaatatgtgtgttgtttcaAATCGGAATGAGAGTATCTTGAAGGCAACATCTATTGTTTATCCCGACATGCCACATTATtcttgcatgtggcatatttggacaaatatacGGGCAAAGTTCAAGAAGGGACATCTAAAGTTAAGCGAATTGTACTTTGCCATGGCACGGTCATACACgcttgatgaatttaatgaaaggatgTCAAATATTGAAGAGATTGACCCACGTGTTAAAGAATACTTATACGATATTAGCTATCATAGATGGTCTCGAGTACATGCTACGGTGAACAGAACTTGGACTATGACATCAAACATTGCAGAGTCGTTGAATGTTGTAACAAAATATGCAAGAGAGCTGCCGATAGTAGAACTATTAGAGTATATGAGGACCCTTCTTGAACGTTGGAAGAAGGAAAAATTATTGAAAGCAAAGG ACTACATCCATATAGTACTAGATGGTCTAAGGCGCTATATTATTTGTCTTGAAAATAAGAGATGTAGTTGTGGGCAATTCCAACTTGATGAACTTCCTTGTCCACATGCTTTGGTTGCTTTAAGACACAGGGATGAGTCTTTTGAACAATATTGTTCTCCTTATTACACAAGGGAGAACCTCTTGCGTTCTTATGAAATACCAATAAATCCCCTGCCTAATGAAAGCAAATGGAATTTGCCACAACATATATCTAATGAAGTAGTAAATCCACCTACAGGAGGGAAAAGGCAGTCAGGAAGACCtcaaaaagaaagatacaaaacaTATGATGAAATAAATTCAAAGAAGTACAAGGTTTCATGTGGCAACTGCGGAGGAGAAAggcataacaaaagatcttga